The Candidatus Binataceae bacterium genome window below encodes:
- a CDS encoding alcohol dehydrogenase catalytic domain-containing protein, with amino-acid sequence MKAIAKTRPAPGAELIETPVPRPGEGELLVKVAACGICGSDLHIYEWELGAERAVGRLPAVLGHEPAGEVVEVGAGASGFKVGDHVALDPFGQCGRCGSCTAGRFNYCDSPTRLSGAFAEFCIAPVTNSWLVPKSMDMESAAMLEPYATGVHAVEISGLHAGDSAVIEGPGPIGLSAALSARALGVTSIVVTGLKVDSERLELARRMGFKTVCASDRDWLDQVRAQMPPGGADVVFDASGALDSARHIVRKGGALVQLGWPARDVAGTELRSLFFHGVSIIPSRVRTPETWRRAIASVASGAVDLKPMVTHRYDLDHGLEAFELLKARQGVKALILPGA; translated from the coding sequence ATGAAAGCGATTGCCAAGACCCGCCCGGCGCCCGGCGCGGAACTTATCGAAACCCCGGTGCCGCGTCCGGGCGAGGGCGAACTGCTGGTTAAGGTCGCGGCCTGCGGTATCTGCGGCTCCGATCTCCACATCTATGAATGGGAACTCGGCGCCGAGCGCGCGGTCGGCCGCCTGCCGGCGGTGCTCGGCCATGAGCCGGCTGGCGAGGTGGTCGAAGTCGGCGCCGGAGCGAGCGGCTTCAAGGTGGGCGATCACGTCGCGCTCGATCCGTTCGGCCAGTGCGGTCGATGCGGCTCGTGCACGGCAGGACGCTTCAACTATTGCGATTCGCCGACGCGCCTTAGCGGCGCGTTCGCCGAATTCTGCATCGCGCCGGTCACCAATTCATGGCTGGTGCCGAAGTCGATGGACATGGAGAGCGCCGCGATGCTCGAGCCGTACGCGACCGGCGTGCACGCGGTCGAAATCTCCGGTCTCCACGCCGGTGACAGCGCGGTAATCGAGGGGCCGGGGCCGATCGGGCTAAGCGCGGCGCTGTCGGCGCGTGCGCTCGGTGTCACTTCCATCGTCGTCACCGGGCTCAAGGTGGACTCCGAGCGGTTGGAACTCGCGCGGCGGATGGGCTTCAAAACCGTATGCGCGAGCGATCGCGACTGGCTCGACCAGGTCCGTGCGCAGATGCCGCCGGGCGGCGCCGACGTGGTCTTCGACGCGTCGGGAGCGCTGGATTCGGCGCGCCATATCGTGCGCAAGGGCGGTGCTCTGGTCCAGCTCGGATGGCCGGCGCGCGACGTTGCCGGGACGGAATTGCGCTCGCTTTTTTTCCACGGCGTCAGCATCATTCCCTCCCGCGTGCGCACGCCCGAGACCTGGCGGCGCGCGATCGCGAGCGTGGCGAGCGGCGCGGTTGATCTTAAGCCGATGGTTACGCATCGCTATGATCTGGATCACGGGCTGGAGGCGTTCGAGCTTTTGAAGGCGCGTCAGGGGGTCAAGGCTCTGATCTTGCCGGGTGCGTGA